The Buteo buteo chromosome 25, bButBut1.hap1.1, whole genome shotgun sequence genome has a window encoding:
- the TMCO3 gene encoding transmembrane and coiled-coil domain-containing protein 3, protein MKVTGFISLWTLVSLPRGQLANPAEHEDVVKHAIKLHRGKGAVITQRKQWVLESCRKLSGLLRQKNVVLNKLKNAIRAVEKDAGLSDEEKLFQVHTFEIFQKELNESENSVFQAIHGLQRALQGDYKDVVNMKESSRQRLEALREAAIKEEMEYVELLAAEKHQVEALKNMQHQNKSLSMLDEILEDVRKAADRLEEEIEEHAFDDNKSVRGVNFEAVLRVEEDEANSKRNASKREVEDDLGLSMLIDSQNNQYILTKPRDSTIPRADHHFIKDIVTIGMLSLPCGWLCTTIGLPTMFGYIICGVLLGPSGLNSIKSIVQVETLGEFGVFFTLFLVGLEFSPERLRKVWKISLQGPCYMTVLMIAFGLLWGHLLQIRPTQSVFISTCLSLSSTPLVSRFLAGSVRGDKEGDIDYSSVLLGMLVMQDVQLGLFIAVMPTLIQAGVSTYSSVLKEILRILILIGQILFSLAAVFLVCLVIKTYLIGPYYRKLHGESKGNKEILILGITAFIFLMLTITELLDVSMELGCFLAGALISSQGHMVTEEIMSCIEPIRDFLAIIFFASIGLHVFPTFVIYELTVLLFLTLSVVIMKFVLAVLVLSLILPKTSQYIKWIVSAGLAQVSEFSFVLGSRARRAGIISREVYLLILSVTTLSLLLAPALWRAAIMKCVPRPERRSST, encoded by the exons ATGAAGGTGACTGGATTTATTTCCCTATGGACGTTGGTTTCACTGCCTCGTGGTCAGTTAGCAAATCCTGCGGAACATGAAGATGTAGTAAAGCATGCAATAAAGCTGCACCGTGGGAAAGGAGCTGTTATCACTCAGAGAAAGCAGTGGGTGTTGGAGAGCTGCAGAAAACTATCTGGTCTTCTTCGCCAAAAGAACGTTGTTctcaacaaattaaaaaatgctataAGAGCAGTTGAGAAGGATGCTGGACTGTCAGATGAAGAGAAACTTTTTCAGGTGCATACCTTTGAAATTTTCCAAAAGGAGCTAAATGAAAGTGAAAACTCAGTCTTTCAAGCAATCCATGGCCTCCAGAGAGCTCTACAGGGTGATTACAAAGATGTTGTAAAtatgaaagaaagcagcagacagaGACTGGAAGCCTTGAGAGAAGCTGCAATTAAG GAAGAAATGGAATACGTTGAACTCttagcagcagaaaaacaccAGGTTGAAGCCCTTAAGAACATGCAGCATCAAAACAAAAGCCTGTCAATGCTTGATGAAATTCTAGAAGATGTCAGGAAGGCGGCTGATAGATTGGAagaggagatagaagagcatGCCTTTGATGACAACAAATCT gtaAGAGGTGTAAACTTTGAAGCAGTTTTAAGGGTGGAAGAAGATGAAGCCAACtccaaaagaaatgcttcaaaaAGAGAAGTAGAGGATGATTTAGGTCTTAGTATGCTTATTGATTCCCAGAACAATCAGTATATCCTTACCAAGCCCAGAGATTCAACCATTCCTCGTGCCGATCATCATTTCATAAAG GATATTGTGACAATAGGAATGTTGTCTTTGCCATGTGGCTGGCTATGCACAACAATAGGATTGCCAACCATGTTTGGGTATATCATCTGTGGAGTACTCTTAGGACCATCAGGGCTAAATAGTATCAAG tctattGTACAGGTGGAGACATTAGGAGAGTTTGGTGTATTCTTCACTCTCTTTCTAGTTGGTCTGGAATTTTCTCCTGAAAGATTaagaaag GTATGGAAAATATCTTTGCAAGGACCCTGCTACATGACGGTTCTGATGATTGCCTTTGGTTTACTATGGGGACACTTGCTCCAAATTAGACCAACACAAAGTGTCTTCATTTCCACTTGTTTATCTTTATCAAGCACACCACTGGTGTCAAGATTTCTTGCAGGTAGTGTTCGAGGTGATAAAGAAG GGGACATTGACTACAGCAGCGTACTACTTGGCATGTTGGTGATGCAGGATGTGCAGCTTGGTTTATTTATAGCTGTCATGCCTACACTTATTCAAGCAGGAGTGAGCACATattccag CGTTCTCAAGGAAATACTGAGAATACTGATACTGATTGGCcaaattctcttttctctggctgctgtttttcttgtatGTCTTGTTATAAAGACTTATCTCATAGGACCGTATTATCGCAAGTTGCatggagaaagcaaagggaatAAAGAAATCCTCATTCTAGGAATAACTGCATTCATCTTCCTTATGTTAACG ATCACAGAGCTGTTGGATGTTTCAATGGAGCTGGGATGCTTCTTAGCCGGAGCTCTGATCTCTTCTCAGGGTCACATGGTTACTGAGGAGATTATGTCCTGTATTGAACCAATACGTGACTTTCTTGCCATCATTTTCTTTGCATCCATAG GACTTCATGTTTTCCCCACGTTTGTAATATATGAACTCACAGTCTTACTATTCCTTACATTGTCTGTGGTCATAAtgaag tttgtctTGGCAGTGCTTGTCCTTTCTCTGATTCTTCCAAAGACCAGCCAGTATATCAAGTGGATTGTCTCAGCAGGACTGGCACAAGTCAGTGAATTCTCTTTTGTTCTGGGAAGTAGAGCACGCAGAGCAGGGATCATATCTCGGGAG GTCTATCTTCTTATTCTGAGTGTGACTACTCTAAGCCTTTTACTTGCCCCCGCCCTGTGGAGAGCTGCGATTATGAAATGTGTTCCGAGACCTGAAAGACGCTCAAGTACTTGA